In Manis javanica isolate MJ-LG chromosome 18, MJ_LKY, whole genome shotgun sequence, the following proteins share a genomic window:
- the UBE3A gene encoding ubiquitin-protein ligase E3A isoform X2 produces MKRAAAKHLIERYYHQLTEGCGNEACTNEFCASCPTFLRMDNNAAAIKALELYKINAKLCDPHPSKKGASSAYLENSKGTPNNSCSDIKMNKKEGQGARDDFKDVTYLTEEIVYEILELCREREDYSPLIRVIGRVFSSAEALVQSFRKVKQHTKEELKSLQGKDEDKDEDEKEKAACSAAMEEDSEASSSRINDTSQGDNNLQKLGPDDVSVDIEAIRRVYTRLLSNEKIETAFLNALVYLSPNVECDLTYHNVYSRDPNYLNLFIIVMENRNLHSPEYLEMALPLFCKAMSKLPLAAQGKLVRLWSKYSADQIRRMMETFQQLITYKVISNEFNSRNLVNDDDAIVAASKCLKMVYYANVVGGEVDTNHNEEDDEEPIPESSELTLQELLGEERRNKKGPRVDPLETELGVKTLDCRKPLIPFEEFINEPLNDVLEMDKDYTFFKVETENKFSFMTCPFILNAVTKNLGLYYDNRIRMYSERRITVLYSLVQGQQLNPYLRLKVRRDHIIDDALVRLEMIAMENPADLKKQLYVEFEGEQGVDEGGVSKEFFQLVVEEIFNPDIGMFTYDESTKLFWFNPSSFETEGQFTLIGIVLGLAIYNNCILDVHFPMVVYRKLMGKKGTFRDLGDSHPVLYQSLKDLLEYEGNVEDDMMITFQISQTDLFGNPMMYDLKENGDKIPITNENRKEFVNLYSDYILNKSVEKQFKAFRRGFHMVTNESPLKYLFRPEEIELLICGSRNLDFQALEETTEYDGGYTRDSVLIREFWEIVHSFTDEQKRLFLQFTTGTDRAPVGGLGKLKMIIAKNGPDTERLPTSHTCFNVLLLPEYSSKEKLKERLLKAITYAKGFGML; encoded by the exons GAAGCGAGCAGCTGCAAAGCATCTAATAGAACGCTACTACCACCAGTTAACTGAGGGCTGTGGAAATGAGGCCTGCACGAATGAGTTTTGTGCTTCCTGTCCAACTTTTCTTCGTATGGATAACAATGCAGCAGCTATTAAAGCCCTTGAGCTTTATAAGATTAATGCAAAACTCTGTGATCCTCATCCCTCCAAGAAAGGAGCAAGCTCGGCTTACCTTGAGAACTCGAAAGGTACCCCTAACAACTCCTGCTCtgacataaaaatgaataagaaggaaggacaaggagCAAGAGATGATTTTAAAG ATGTGACTTACCTAACAGAAGAGATCGTATATGAAATTCTGGAATTatgtagagagagagaagatTATTCCCCCTTAATCCGTGTTATTGGAAGAGTTTTTTCTAGTGCTGAGGCATTGGTACAAAGCTTTCGGAAAGTCAAACAACATACCAAGGAAGAACTGAAATCTCTTCAAGGAAAGGATGAAGACAAAgatgaagatgaaaaagaaaaagctgcaTGTTCTGCTGCTATGGAAGAAGATTCAGAGGCCTCTTCCTCAAGGATAAATGATACCTCGCAAGGAGATAACAACTTACAAAAATTAGGCCCTGATGATGTGTCTGTGGACATTGAGGCCATTAGAAGAGTCTACACCAGATTGCTGtctaatgaaaaaatagaaactgCCTTTCTCAATGCACTTGTATATTTGTCACCTAATGTGGAATGTGACTTAACATATCACAATGTATACTCCCGAGATCCTAATTATCTGAACTTATTCATTATTGTAATGGAGAATAGAAATCTCCACAGTCCTGAATATCTGGAAATGGCTTTGCCATTATTTTGCAAAGCAATGAGTAAGCTGCCCCTTGCAGCCCAAGGGAAACTGGTCAGACTGTGGTCCAAGTACAGTGCAGACCAGATTCGGAGAATGATGGAAACATTTCAGCAGCTTATTACTTACAAAGTCATAAGCAATGAATTTAACAGTCGAAATCTAGTGAATGATGATGATGCTATCGTTGCTGCTTCAAAGTGCTTGAAAATGGTTTACTATGCAAATGTAGTGGGAGGGGAAGTGGACACAAATCATAATGAAGAAGATGATGAAGAGCCCATACCAGAGTCCAGCGAATTGACACTTCAGGAGCTACtaggagaggaaagaagaaacaagaaaggtCCTCGAGTGGACCCACTGGAAACTGAACTTGGTGTTAAAACTCTGGATTGTCGAAAACCACTTATCCCTTTTGAAGAGTTTATTAATGAACCACTGAATGATGTTCTAGAAATGGATAAAGATTATACTTTTTTCAAAGtagaaacagagaacaaattttcttttatgaCATGTCCCTTTATATTGAATGCTGTCACAAAGAATTTGGGATTATATTATGACAATAGAATTCGCATGTACAGTGAACGAAGAATCACTGTCCTCTACAGCTTAGTTCAAGGACAGCAGTTGAATCCGTATTTGAGACTCAAAGTCAGACGTGACCATATCATAGATGATGCACTCGTCCGG CTAGAAATGATCGCTATGGAAAATCCTGCAGACTTGAAGAAACAGTTGTATGTAGAATTTGAAGGAGAACAAGGAGTTGATGAGGGAGGTGTTTCCAAAGAATTTTTTCAGCTGGTTGTGGAGGAAATCTTCAATCCAGatattg GTATGTTCACATATGATGAATCTACAAAGTTGTTTTGGTTTAATCCATCCTCTTTTGAAACTGAGGGTCAGTTTACTCTGATTGGCATAGTACTGGGTCTGGCTATTTACAATAACTGTATACTGGATGTACATTTTCCCATGGTTGTCTACAGGAAGCTAATGGGCAAAAAAGGAACTTTTCGTGACTTGGGAGACTCTCACCCC GTTCTTTATCAGAGTTTAAAAGATTTATTGGAATATGAAGGCAATGTGGAAGATGATATGATGATCACTTTCCAGATATCTCAGACAGATCTTTTTGGTAATCCAATGATGTATGATCTAAAGGAAAATGGTGATAAAATTCCGATTACAAATGAAAACAGgaag GAATTTGTCAATCTCTATTCTGACTACATTCTCAATAAATCAGTAGAAAAACAGTTCAAGGCTTTTCGGAGAGGTTTTCATATGGTGACCAATGAATCTCCCTTAAAGTACTTATTCAGACCAGAGGAAATTGAATTGCTTATATGTGGAAGCCGG AATCTAGATTTCCAAGCACTAGAAGAAACTACAGAATATGATGGTGGCTATACCAGGGACTCTGTTCTGATTAG GGAGTTCTGGGAAATcgttcattcatttactgatgagcAGAAAAGACTCTTCTTGCAATTTACAACGGGCACAGACAGAGCACCTGTGGGCGGACTAGGAAAATTAAAGATGATTATAGCCAAAAATGGCCCAGACACTGAAAG GTTACCTACATCTCATACTTGCTTTAATGTCCTTTTACTTCCGGAATATTCaagcaaagaaaaacttaaaGAGAGATTGTTGAAGGCCATCACTTATGCCAAAGGATTTGGCatgctgtaa
- the UBE3A gene encoding ubiquitin-protein ligase E3A isoform X1: MATACKRSPGEPQSDDIEASRMKRAAAKHLIERYYHQLTEGCGNEACTNEFCASCPTFLRMDNNAAAIKALELYKINAKLCDPHPSKKGASSAYLENSKGTPNNSCSDIKMNKKEGQGARDDFKDVTYLTEEIVYEILELCREREDYSPLIRVIGRVFSSAEALVQSFRKVKQHTKEELKSLQGKDEDKDEDEKEKAACSAAMEEDSEASSSRINDTSQGDNNLQKLGPDDVSVDIEAIRRVYTRLLSNEKIETAFLNALVYLSPNVECDLTYHNVYSRDPNYLNLFIIVMENRNLHSPEYLEMALPLFCKAMSKLPLAAQGKLVRLWSKYSADQIRRMMETFQQLITYKVISNEFNSRNLVNDDDAIVAASKCLKMVYYANVVGGEVDTNHNEEDDEEPIPESSELTLQELLGEERRNKKGPRVDPLETELGVKTLDCRKPLIPFEEFINEPLNDVLEMDKDYTFFKVETENKFSFMTCPFILNAVTKNLGLYYDNRIRMYSERRITVLYSLVQGQQLNPYLRLKVRRDHIIDDALVRLEMIAMENPADLKKQLYVEFEGEQGVDEGGVSKEFFQLVVEEIFNPDIGMFTYDESTKLFWFNPSSFETEGQFTLIGIVLGLAIYNNCILDVHFPMVVYRKLMGKKGTFRDLGDSHPVLYQSLKDLLEYEGNVEDDMMITFQISQTDLFGNPMMYDLKENGDKIPITNENRKEFVNLYSDYILNKSVEKQFKAFRRGFHMVTNESPLKYLFRPEEIELLICGSRNLDFQALEETTEYDGGYTRDSVLIREFWEIVHSFTDEQKRLFLQFTTGTDRAPVGGLGKLKMIIAKNGPDTERLPTSHTCFNVLLLPEYSSKEKLKERLLKAITYAKGFGML; the protein is encoded by the exons GAAGCGAGCAGCTGCAAAGCATCTAATAGAACGCTACTACCACCAGTTAACTGAGGGCTGTGGAAATGAGGCCTGCACGAATGAGTTTTGTGCTTCCTGTCCAACTTTTCTTCGTATGGATAACAATGCAGCAGCTATTAAAGCCCTTGAGCTTTATAAGATTAATGCAAAACTCTGTGATCCTCATCCCTCCAAGAAAGGAGCAAGCTCGGCTTACCTTGAGAACTCGAAAGGTACCCCTAACAACTCCTGCTCtgacataaaaatgaataagaaggaaggacaaggagCAAGAGATGATTTTAAAG ATGTGACTTACCTAACAGAAGAGATCGTATATGAAATTCTGGAATTatgtagagagagagaagatTATTCCCCCTTAATCCGTGTTATTGGAAGAGTTTTTTCTAGTGCTGAGGCATTGGTACAAAGCTTTCGGAAAGTCAAACAACATACCAAGGAAGAACTGAAATCTCTTCAAGGAAAGGATGAAGACAAAgatgaagatgaaaaagaaaaagctgcaTGTTCTGCTGCTATGGAAGAAGATTCAGAGGCCTCTTCCTCAAGGATAAATGATACCTCGCAAGGAGATAACAACTTACAAAAATTAGGCCCTGATGATGTGTCTGTGGACATTGAGGCCATTAGAAGAGTCTACACCAGATTGCTGtctaatgaaaaaatagaaactgCCTTTCTCAATGCACTTGTATATTTGTCACCTAATGTGGAATGTGACTTAACATATCACAATGTATACTCCCGAGATCCTAATTATCTGAACTTATTCATTATTGTAATGGAGAATAGAAATCTCCACAGTCCTGAATATCTGGAAATGGCTTTGCCATTATTTTGCAAAGCAATGAGTAAGCTGCCCCTTGCAGCCCAAGGGAAACTGGTCAGACTGTGGTCCAAGTACAGTGCAGACCAGATTCGGAGAATGATGGAAACATTTCAGCAGCTTATTACTTACAAAGTCATAAGCAATGAATTTAACAGTCGAAATCTAGTGAATGATGATGATGCTATCGTTGCTGCTTCAAAGTGCTTGAAAATGGTTTACTATGCAAATGTAGTGGGAGGGGAAGTGGACACAAATCATAATGAAGAAGATGATGAAGAGCCCATACCAGAGTCCAGCGAATTGACACTTCAGGAGCTACtaggagaggaaagaagaaacaagaaaggtCCTCGAGTGGACCCACTGGAAACTGAACTTGGTGTTAAAACTCTGGATTGTCGAAAACCACTTATCCCTTTTGAAGAGTTTATTAATGAACCACTGAATGATGTTCTAGAAATGGATAAAGATTATACTTTTTTCAAAGtagaaacagagaacaaattttcttttatgaCATGTCCCTTTATATTGAATGCTGTCACAAAGAATTTGGGATTATATTATGACAATAGAATTCGCATGTACAGTGAACGAAGAATCACTGTCCTCTACAGCTTAGTTCAAGGACAGCAGTTGAATCCGTATTTGAGACTCAAAGTCAGACGTGACCATATCATAGATGATGCACTCGTCCGG CTAGAAATGATCGCTATGGAAAATCCTGCAGACTTGAAGAAACAGTTGTATGTAGAATTTGAAGGAGAACAAGGAGTTGATGAGGGAGGTGTTTCCAAAGAATTTTTTCAGCTGGTTGTGGAGGAAATCTTCAATCCAGatattg GTATGTTCACATATGATGAATCTACAAAGTTGTTTTGGTTTAATCCATCCTCTTTTGAAACTGAGGGTCAGTTTACTCTGATTGGCATAGTACTGGGTCTGGCTATTTACAATAACTGTATACTGGATGTACATTTTCCCATGGTTGTCTACAGGAAGCTAATGGGCAAAAAAGGAACTTTTCGTGACTTGGGAGACTCTCACCCC GTTCTTTATCAGAGTTTAAAAGATTTATTGGAATATGAAGGCAATGTGGAAGATGATATGATGATCACTTTCCAGATATCTCAGACAGATCTTTTTGGTAATCCAATGATGTATGATCTAAAGGAAAATGGTGATAAAATTCCGATTACAAATGAAAACAGgaag GAATTTGTCAATCTCTATTCTGACTACATTCTCAATAAATCAGTAGAAAAACAGTTCAAGGCTTTTCGGAGAGGTTTTCATATGGTGACCAATGAATCTCCCTTAAAGTACTTATTCAGACCAGAGGAAATTGAATTGCTTATATGTGGAAGCCGG AATCTAGATTTCCAAGCACTAGAAGAAACTACAGAATATGATGGTGGCTATACCAGGGACTCTGTTCTGATTAG GGAGTTCTGGGAAATcgttcattcatttactgatgagcAGAAAAGACTCTTCTTGCAATTTACAACGGGCACAGACAGAGCACCTGTGGGCGGACTAGGAAAATTAAAGATGATTATAGCCAAAAATGGCCCAGACACTGAAAG GTTACCTACATCTCATACTTGCTTTAATGTCCTTTTACTTCCGGAATATTCaagcaaagaaaaacttaaaGAGAGATTGTTGAAGGCCATCACTTATGCCAAAGGATTTGGCatgctgtaa
- the UBE3A gene encoding ubiquitin-protein ligase E3A isoform X3 → MDNNAAAIKALELYKINAKLCDPHPSKKGASSAYLENSKGTPNNSCSDIKMNKKEGQGARDDFKDVTYLTEEIVYEILELCREREDYSPLIRVIGRVFSSAEALVQSFRKVKQHTKEELKSLQGKDEDKDEDEKEKAACSAAMEEDSEASSSRINDTSQGDNNLQKLGPDDVSVDIEAIRRVYTRLLSNEKIETAFLNALVYLSPNVECDLTYHNVYSRDPNYLNLFIIVMENRNLHSPEYLEMALPLFCKAMSKLPLAAQGKLVRLWSKYSADQIRRMMETFQQLITYKVISNEFNSRNLVNDDDAIVAASKCLKMVYYANVVGGEVDTNHNEEDDEEPIPESSELTLQELLGEERRNKKGPRVDPLETELGVKTLDCRKPLIPFEEFINEPLNDVLEMDKDYTFFKVETENKFSFMTCPFILNAVTKNLGLYYDNRIRMYSERRITVLYSLVQGQQLNPYLRLKVRRDHIIDDALVRLEMIAMENPADLKKQLYVEFEGEQGVDEGGVSKEFFQLVVEEIFNPDIGMFTYDESTKLFWFNPSSFETEGQFTLIGIVLGLAIYNNCILDVHFPMVVYRKLMGKKGTFRDLGDSHPVLYQSLKDLLEYEGNVEDDMMITFQISQTDLFGNPMMYDLKENGDKIPITNENRKEFVNLYSDYILNKSVEKQFKAFRRGFHMVTNESPLKYLFRPEEIELLICGSRNLDFQALEETTEYDGGYTRDSVLIREFWEIVHSFTDEQKRLFLQFTTGTDRAPVGGLGKLKMIIAKNGPDTERLPTSHTCFNVLLLPEYSSKEKLKERLLKAITYAKGFGML, encoded by the exons ATGGATAACAATGCAGCAGCTATTAAAGCCCTTGAGCTTTATAAGATTAATGCAAAACTCTGTGATCCTCATCCCTCCAAGAAAGGAGCAAGCTCGGCTTACCTTGAGAACTCGAAAGGTACCCCTAACAACTCCTGCTCtgacataaaaatgaataagaaggaaggacaaggagCAAGAGATGATTTTAAAG ATGTGACTTACCTAACAGAAGAGATCGTATATGAAATTCTGGAATTatgtagagagagagaagatTATTCCCCCTTAATCCGTGTTATTGGAAGAGTTTTTTCTAGTGCTGAGGCATTGGTACAAAGCTTTCGGAAAGTCAAACAACATACCAAGGAAGAACTGAAATCTCTTCAAGGAAAGGATGAAGACAAAgatgaagatgaaaaagaaaaagctgcaTGTTCTGCTGCTATGGAAGAAGATTCAGAGGCCTCTTCCTCAAGGATAAATGATACCTCGCAAGGAGATAACAACTTACAAAAATTAGGCCCTGATGATGTGTCTGTGGACATTGAGGCCATTAGAAGAGTCTACACCAGATTGCTGtctaatgaaaaaatagaaactgCCTTTCTCAATGCACTTGTATATTTGTCACCTAATGTGGAATGTGACTTAACATATCACAATGTATACTCCCGAGATCCTAATTATCTGAACTTATTCATTATTGTAATGGAGAATAGAAATCTCCACAGTCCTGAATATCTGGAAATGGCTTTGCCATTATTTTGCAAAGCAATGAGTAAGCTGCCCCTTGCAGCCCAAGGGAAACTGGTCAGACTGTGGTCCAAGTACAGTGCAGACCAGATTCGGAGAATGATGGAAACATTTCAGCAGCTTATTACTTACAAAGTCATAAGCAATGAATTTAACAGTCGAAATCTAGTGAATGATGATGATGCTATCGTTGCTGCTTCAAAGTGCTTGAAAATGGTTTACTATGCAAATGTAGTGGGAGGGGAAGTGGACACAAATCATAATGAAGAAGATGATGAAGAGCCCATACCAGAGTCCAGCGAATTGACACTTCAGGAGCTACtaggagaggaaagaagaaacaagaaaggtCCTCGAGTGGACCCACTGGAAACTGAACTTGGTGTTAAAACTCTGGATTGTCGAAAACCACTTATCCCTTTTGAAGAGTTTATTAATGAACCACTGAATGATGTTCTAGAAATGGATAAAGATTATACTTTTTTCAAAGtagaaacagagaacaaattttcttttatgaCATGTCCCTTTATATTGAATGCTGTCACAAAGAATTTGGGATTATATTATGACAATAGAATTCGCATGTACAGTGAACGAAGAATCACTGTCCTCTACAGCTTAGTTCAAGGACAGCAGTTGAATCCGTATTTGAGACTCAAAGTCAGACGTGACCATATCATAGATGATGCACTCGTCCGG CTAGAAATGATCGCTATGGAAAATCCTGCAGACTTGAAGAAACAGTTGTATGTAGAATTTGAAGGAGAACAAGGAGTTGATGAGGGAGGTGTTTCCAAAGAATTTTTTCAGCTGGTTGTGGAGGAAATCTTCAATCCAGatattg GTATGTTCACATATGATGAATCTACAAAGTTGTTTTGGTTTAATCCATCCTCTTTTGAAACTGAGGGTCAGTTTACTCTGATTGGCATAGTACTGGGTCTGGCTATTTACAATAACTGTATACTGGATGTACATTTTCCCATGGTTGTCTACAGGAAGCTAATGGGCAAAAAAGGAACTTTTCGTGACTTGGGAGACTCTCACCCC GTTCTTTATCAGAGTTTAAAAGATTTATTGGAATATGAAGGCAATGTGGAAGATGATATGATGATCACTTTCCAGATATCTCAGACAGATCTTTTTGGTAATCCAATGATGTATGATCTAAAGGAAAATGGTGATAAAATTCCGATTACAAATGAAAACAGgaag GAATTTGTCAATCTCTATTCTGACTACATTCTCAATAAATCAGTAGAAAAACAGTTCAAGGCTTTTCGGAGAGGTTTTCATATGGTGACCAATGAATCTCCCTTAAAGTACTTATTCAGACCAGAGGAAATTGAATTGCTTATATGTGGAAGCCGG AATCTAGATTTCCAAGCACTAGAAGAAACTACAGAATATGATGGTGGCTATACCAGGGACTCTGTTCTGATTAG GGAGTTCTGGGAAATcgttcattcatttactgatgagcAGAAAAGACTCTTCTTGCAATTTACAACGGGCACAGACAGAGCACCTGTGGGCGGACTAGGAAAATTAAAGATGATTATAGCCAAAAATGGCCCAGACACTGAAAG GTTACCTACATCTCATACTTGCTTTAATGTCCTTTTACTTCCGGAATATTCaagcaaagaaaaacttaaaGAGAGATTGTTGAAGGCCATCACTTATGCCAAAGGATTTGGCatgctgtaa